The following nucleotide sequence is from Psychroflexus torquis ATCC 700755.
GGATGCCATTTCCAATAGCGCGACTTTTTACTTATCTGTATTTGCTGCGGGAAATGACGGAAATGACGAATACGAAGGAGGGCTACAAGAAGGATATGATAAACTTACAGGAAGTACAACCTCTAAAAATGTACTTGTTGTGGCTAATGCTAGACTTGTTAGTTTAGACGATGAAACAGGAGAAATGACAAATGCCTTTATGAATTCAAGTAGCTCACAAGGACCAACAGATGATGGTCGTATAAAGCCAGATATTACAGGATTAGGGACCTCTATTAAATCTACAGCTCCGGGTAATGGTTATGGAACAGCAACGGGGACTTCTATGTCTTCACCAAATGTGGCAGGCTCCGCTTCACTATTGCAGGAACTTTACACTAATTTGAACGGAACCTTTATGCTATCTTCCTCCTTAAAAGGACTTATTTCAATAACAGCAGACGATGCTGGACCTTTAGGACCAGATCCTGTATTTGGTTGGGGTGTAATGAATTCAAAAAGAGCAGCAGAAGCTATCATAAACGATCAGGGAAGTGACTTTATTAGGGAGAAAACTTTAGCTCAAAATGAAATTCATACCCTTCGATTTGAGAATACATCAGGACTGATAATGAAGGTTGCCATCGCTTGGAACGATCCTGCTGGAATTGCCTTGAATAGTGTTTTTAATGACAGAGCACCCGACTTAGTAAATGATCTTGATCTAAGGGTGACAAACTCAACTGATAGTGAAGAAGTATACGAGCCATGGCTATTAAATATGGCGGACCTTGGGGGTCCTGCACTAATTGGGGACAATAGTGTAGACAATATTGAAATTATAGAAATAGATCAACAAGGTATATTTGATATAAAAATATCACATAAAAATGAATTGTCTCAAGAAGAGCAAGTTTATAGCCTTATTGTTCTAAACGGTAAAGAGCAAACTTTATCTAACACAAATTTCGGATTAAATTCTATCACTTTCTGGCCTAACCCAGTTAATAATAATCTTAACATTACCGCCAAAGATTTTGGGTTTAGTAATGGTGTAAGTGTTTCAATCTATGATATGATAGGTCGAGAAATCTTAAAGGTGAGTGATTTCGGCGATCCCAATGCTTTGAGTGTAGATGTAAGCTCACTATCAAATGGTGTATATATTGTGAATTTAACGGATGGTCAACA
It contains:
- a CDS encoding S8 family serine peptidase, which codes for MKSIFTLLFLYISISATAQMSPQEFLEENKKIQQEKQNRITSYLEIHPNTILKNENSLLWDVIDNHPIYIENFNAKAAEATRTTFLAPDGGLGLNLMGRGLNIGIWEVSGIPQLDHPEFVDRVVQVDDEDEVSFHATHVAGTLIASGLDEEAKGMAPLARLSSFGASNDVAEAFNASTQNGMIISNHSYGVPVRNADGVEWLMGAYSSSSRLWDAISNSATFYLSVFAAGNDGNDEYEGGLQEGYDKLTGSTTSKNVLVVANARLVSLDDETGEMTNAFMNSSSSQGPTDDGRIKPDITGLGTSIKSTAPGNGYGTATGTSMSSPNVAGSASLLQELYTNLNGTFMLSSSLKGLISITADDAGPLGPDPVFGWGVMNSKRAAEAIINDQGSDFIREKTLAQNEIHTLRFENTSGLIMKVAIAWNDPAGIALNSVFNDRAPDLVNDLDLRVTNSTDSEEVYEPWLLNMADLGGPALIGDNSVDNIEIIEIDQQGIFDIKISHKNELSQEEQVYSLIVLNGKEQTLSNTNFGLNSITFWPNPVNNNLNITAKDFGFSNGVSVSIYDMIGREILKVSDFGDPNALSVDVSSLSNGVYIVNLTDGQQTINRRIIKE